A genomic window from Solanum dulcamara chromosome 11, daSolDulc1.2, whole genome shotgun sequence includes:
- the LOC129874703 gene encoding uncharacterized protein LOC129874703 isoform X3 encodes MDEIAQYYQYPYYPTPPPPVPPPPPGTTLHAPPPVVVQPLPIPQYHHPHQPSVPPLYPQHSHDDVRTLFIAGLPEDVKPREIYNLFREFAGYESSHLRSQSSSNSQGMVFDFEKDSKLYIELAKSNSRSKRLRPDDGRPVSEKRIKGSAAISTDSGSAGFGSIHMPGMGNSAYNTIGYPPTQSQGKFDGRVGNQASSKTAADPCPTLFVANLGQSCTEQELIQVFSRFRGFLKLKMQSTYGAPVAFVDFQDTASSTEALSHLQGTILYSSSGEGMRLEYAKSRMGLRSKKSR; translated from the exons ATGGACGAAATAGCCCAATACTATCAGTACCCTTATTATCCAACTCCACCACCACCAGTCCCTCCACCGCCGCCCGGCACCACGCTTCACGCGCCGCCGCCGGTGGTGGTCCAGCCACTTCCCATTCCGCAATACCATCACCCCCACCAGCCATCCGTCCCCCCTCTTTATCCTCAGCATTCGCACGACGATGTTCGAACTCTCTTCATTGCTGGGCTCCCTGAAGATGTCAAGCCTCGAGAAATTTACAACCTTTTTCGAGAATTCGCAGGCTATGAATCTTCTCATCTCCGTAGCCAATCTTCTAGTAATTCACAG GGAATGGTTTTTGACTTTGAGAAAGATTCCAAATTGTACATTGAGCTtgctaaatcaaattcaaggtcaAAGAGGTTACGGCCAG ATGATGGGAGGCCTGTATCAGAGAAGAGGATTAAAGGTTCTGCTGCTATTTCTACAGACAGTGGTTCTG CAGGTTTTGGCAGCATTCACATGCCTGGAATGGGTAATTCTGCTTACAACACGATTGGTTATCCACCTACACAAAG TCAGGGAAAGTTTGATGGTAGAGTTGGGAATCAAGCTTCTTCTAAAACG GCAGCTGATCCATGTCCAACACTCTTTGTTGCCAATCTGGGCCAAAGTTGTACTGAGCAAGAGCTGATTCAAGTATTTTCAAG ATTTCGGGGTTTTTTAAAGTTGAAGATGCAGAGTACATATGGAGCTCCTGTTGCATTTGTCGACTTTCAG GACACTGCCAGCTCAACTGAGGCATTGAGTCATCTTCAAGGGACCATTCTATACTCTTCCTCTGGAGAAGGCATGCGACTGGA ATATGCGAAATCCCGGATGGGATTGCGAAGTAAGAAGTCAAGGTAA
- the LOC129871969 gene encoding SUMO-conjugating enzyme SCE1-like has translation MSGGIARGRLAEERKAWRKNHPHGFVAKPETLPDGSVNLMIWHCTIPGKTGTDWEGGCYPLTIHFSEDYPSKPPKCKFPTGFFHPNVYPSGTVCLSILNEDSGWRPAITVKQILVGIQDLLDQPNPADPAQTEGYHMFIQDVLEYRKRVRLQSKQYPPLV, from the exons ATGTCGGGAGGTATTGCTCGTGGTCGTCTTGCAGAGGAACGGAAAGCTTGGAGAAAGAATCATCCCCAC GGTTTTGTTGCTAAGCCGGAGACACTTCCCGATGGGTCAGTGAACTTGATGATTTGGCACTGCACCATCCCTGGTAAAACTGGG ACTGATTGGGAAGGTGGTTGTtatccacttactattcacttcAGTGAAGATTATCCGAGTAAACCACCAAAGTGTAAATTCCCAACAGGCTTTTTCCATCCAAATGTCTATCCGTCTGGAACAGTTTGCTTGTCGATCCTCAATGAAGATAGT GGGTGGAGACCAGCCATCACCGTGAAACAGATACTGGTTGGTATCCAGGACTTGTTAGATCAGCCAAACCCTGCTGATCCCGCCCAAACTGAGGGGTATCATATGTTTATTCAG GATGTTCTGGAGTACCGAAAGAGGGTGCGCCTGCAGTCTAAGCAGTATCCACCTCTTGTTTAA
- the LOC129874703 gene encoding uncharacterized protein LOC129874703 isoform X2, with protein sequence MDEIAQYYQYPYYPTPPPPVPPPPPGTTLHAPPPVVVQPLPIPQYHHPHQPSVPPLYPQHSHDDVRTLFIAGLPEDVKPREIYNLFREFAGYESSHLRSQSSSNSQPFAFAVFADQHSALMAMYELNGMVFDFEKDSKLYIELAKSNSRSKRLRPDDGRPVSEKRIKGSAAISTDSGSGFGSIHMPGMGNSAYNTIGYPPTQSQGKFDGRVGNQASSKTAADPCPTLFVANLGQSCTEQELIQVFSRFRGFLKLKMQSTYGAPVAFVDFQDTASSTEALSHLQGTILYSSSGEGMRLEYAKSRMGLRSKKSR encoded by the exons ATGGACGAAATAGCCCAATACTATCAGTACCCTTATTATCCAACTCCACCACCACCAGTCCCTCCACCGCCGCCCGGCACCACGCTTCACGCGCCGCCGCCGGTGGTGGTCCAGCCACTTCCCATTCCGCAATACCATCACCCCCACCAGCCATCCGTCCCCCCTCTTTATCCTCAGCATTCGCACGACGATGTTCGAACTCTCTTCATTGCTGGGCTCCCTGAAGATGTCAAGCCTCGAGAAATTTACAACCTTTTTCGAGAATTCGCAGGCTATGAATCTTCTCATCTCCGTAGCCAATCTTCTAGTAATTCACAG CCATTTGCTTTTGCCGTCTTTGCAGATCAGCATTCAGCACTTATGGCAATGTATGAACTAAAT GGAATGGTTTTTGACTTTGAGAAAGATTCCAAATTGTACATTGAGCTtgctaaatcaaattcaaggtcaAAGAGGTTACGGCCAG ATGATGGGAGGCCTGTATCAGAGAAGAGGATTAAAGGTTCTGCTGCTATTTCTACAGACAGTGGTTCTG GTTTTGGCAGCATTCACATGCCTGGAATGGGTAATTCTGCTTACAACACGATTGGTTATCCACCTACACAAAG TCAGGGAAAGTTTGATGGTAGAGTTGGGAATCAAGCTTCTTCTAAAACG GCAGCTGATCCATGTCCAACACTCTTTGTTGCCAATCTGGGCCAAAGTTGTACTGAGCAAGAGCTGATTCAAGTATTTTCAAG ATTTCGGGGTTTTTTAAAGTTGAAGATGCAGAGTACATATGGAGCTCCTGTTGCATTTGTCGACTTTCAG GACACTGCCAGCTCAACTGAGGCATTGAGTCATCTTCAAGGGACCATTCTATACTCTTCCTCTGGAGAAGGCATGCGACTGGA ATATGCGAAATCCCGGATGGGATTGCGAAGTAAGAAGTCAAGGTAA
- the LOC129874703 gene encoding uncharacterized protein LOC129874703 isoform X1 has product MDEIAQYYQYPYYPTPPPPVPPPPPGTTLHAPPPVVVQPLPIPQYHHPHQPSVPPLYPQHSHDDVRTLFIAGLPEDVKPREIYNLFREFAGYESSHLRSQSSSNSQPFAFAVFADQHSALMAMYELNGMVFDFEKDSKLYIELAKSNSRSKRLRPDDGRPVSEKRIKGSAAISTDSGSAGFGSIHMPGMGNSAYNTIGYPPTQSQGKFDGRVGNQASSKTAADPCPTLFVANLGQSCTEQELIQVFSRFRGFLKLKMQSTYGAPVAFVDFQDTASSTEALSHLQGTILYSSSGEGMRLEYAKSRMGLRSKKSR; this is encoded by the exons ATGGACGAAATAGCCCAATACTATCAGTACCCTTATTATCCAACTCCACCACCACCAGTCCCTCCACCGCCGCCCGGCACCACGCTTCACGCGCCGCCGCCGGTGGTGGTCCAGCCACTTCCCATTCCGCAATACCATCACCCCCACCAGCCATCCGTCCCCCCTCTTTATCCTCAGCATTCGCACGACGATGTTCGAACTCTCTTCATTGCTGGGCTCCCTGAAGATGTCAAGCCTCGAGAAATTTACAACCTTTTTCGAGAATTCGCAGGCTATGAATCTTCTCATCTCCGTAGCCAATCTTCTAGTAATTCACAG CCATTTGCTTTTGCCGTCTTTGCAGATCAGCATTCAGCACTTATGGCAATGTATGAACTAAAT GGAATGGTTTTTGACTTTGAGAAAGATTCCAAATTGTACATTGAGCTtgctaaatcaaattcaaggtcaAAGAGGTTACGGCCAG ATGATGGGAGGCCTGTATCAGAGAAGAGGATTAAAGGTTCTGCTGCTATTTCTACAGACAGTGGTTCTG CAGGTTTTGGCAGCATTCACATGCCTGGAATGGGTAATTCTGCTTACAACACGATTGGTTATCCACCTACACAAAG TCAGGGAAAGTTTGATGGTAGAGTTGGGAATCAAGCTTCTTCTAAAACG GCAGCTGATCCATGTCCAACACTCTTTGTTGCCAATCTGGGCCAAAGTTGTACTGAGCAAGAGCTGATTCAAGTATTTTCAAG ATTTCGGGGTTTTTTAAAGTTGAAGATGCAGAGTACATATGGAGCTCCTGTTGCATTTGTCGACTTTCAG GACACTGCCAGCTCAACTGAGGCATTGAGTCATCTTCAAGGGACCATTCTATACTCTTCCTCTGGAGAAGGCATGCGACTGGA ATATGCGAAATCCCGGATGGGATTGCGAAGTAAGAAGTCAAGGTAA
- the LOC129871968 gene encoding probable inactive receptor kinase At5g67200, protein MFPLMLLLCFLLLPSYSFYFCCSSSSAAAAATITPSAPFNTLLPSDAVSLLSFKSKADLDNKLHYTLNERFDYCQWRGVKCVQGRVVRLVLQGFSLRGTFLANSLTHLDQLRILNLRNNSLSGPIPDLSGLPNLKTLFLDHNFFSGTFPLSVLSLHRLIILDLSRNNLTGSLPVELTVLDRLNYLRLDFNWFNGSIPPLNQTQLQIFNVSNNNLTGPVPVTPTLKKFNIRSFLSNPSLCGEVVNKPCKATPFFDSPSSAVSPPTPLYQDAQSQGILLTPPPQHKHKKVGVVLGFVVGTLILIAAVLCVFAFVKKRREETESKATKCTIETITNSAVNATVSGPDDSSQEIKLEKEVKVPQGPKQHMKSGNLIFCSGETELYSLEQLMRASAELLGRGTIGTTYKALMASQLIVSVKRLDACKTSITSAEAFEQHMESVGMLRHPNLVAVRAYFQAKQERLVIYDYQPNGSLFNLIHGSRSTRARPLHWTSCLKIAEDVAQGLAYIHQASKLTHGNLKSSNVLLGSDFEACLTDYSLIALADISSDDDPDSARYKAPEVRKSARRATPGSDVYAYGVLLLELLTGKPPCQHPHLSPPDVPDWVRAMREDDNEEDRWLAMLIDLASICSLTSPEQRPTMRQILKMIQDIKDRAMVENNKRDAHTGYS, encoded by the exons ATGTTCCCATTGATGCTTCTGCTCTGTTTTCTTCTTTTACCATCTTACAGTTTCTActtttgttgttcttcttcatctgctgctgctgctgctaccATCACCCCATCTGCTCCATTCAACACTTTACTTCCTTCCGATGCTGTTTCCTTATTGTCATTCAAGTCAAAAGCTGACCTTGACAACAAACTGCATTACACACTGAACGAGCGTTTTGATTACTGTCAGTGGCGAGGAGTGAAATGTGTGCAGGGTCGTGTTGTACGTTTAGTTCTTCAAGGGTTTAGTCTCCGGGGTACTTTTCTGGCGAATAGTTTAACTCATCTTGACCAACTCCGAATACTTAATCTTAGGAATAACTCACTTTCTGGTCCTATTCCTGATCTTTCCGGTCTTCCCAACCTTAAAACTCTGTTTCTTGATCATAATTTTTTCTCTGGAACTTTTCCCCTTTCTGTTCTTTCTCTTCACCGTCTCATTATTCTTGATCTTTCTCGTAACAATCTTACTGGTTCACTCCCTGTTGAGCTTACTGTTCTTGACCGGTTGAACTATCTCCGCCTTGATTTCAACTGGTTTAACGGTTCGATTCCACCGTTGAACCAAACCcaactccaaattttcaatgtgTCCAACAATAACCTCACTGGTCCAGTACCTGTTACTCCAACTCTGAAGAAATTTAACATACGCTCGTTCTTATCGAACCCTAGTCTTTGTGGTGAGGTTGTCAATAAGCCGTGCAAAGCTACTCCGTTCTTTGACTCGCCTTCCTCTGCTGTCTCTCCGCCCACACCGCTATACCAAGACGCACAGTCACAGGGTATTCTTCTTACTCCTCCACCTCAACACAAGCACAAAAAAGTTGGTGTTGTTTTGGGTTTTGTAGTTGGAACATTGATCTTGATTGCTGCTGTTCTCTGTGTTTTTGCTTTtgtaaaaaagagaagagaagaaactgaATCAAAAGCAACAAAATGCACCATTGAGACCATCACTAATAGTGCAGTGAACGCAACGGTTTCTGGGCCAGATGATAGTAGCCAAGAGATTAAATTAGAAAAGGAAGTGAAAGTTCCTCAAGGCCCCAAACAACATATGAAGAGTGGAAATCTGATATTTTGTTCAGGGGAAACAGAGTTGTATTCTTTAGAACAACTAATGAGAGCATCAGCAGAGTTGCTTGGAAGAGGCACAATTGGAACAACTTATAAAGCTCTGATGGCTAGTCAGTTGATTGTTTCAGTGAAGCGATTGGATGCTTGTAAAACTTCGATTACGAGTGCAGAAGCGTTTGAGCAACACATGGAGTCAGTTGGGATGTTGCGGCACCCAAATTTGGTTGCAGTCAGAGCATACTTTCAGGCTAAACAAGAAAGGCTTGTTATCTATGATTATCAACCTAATGGTAGTCTCTTCAATCTAATTCATG GTTCAAGATCAACAAGGGCAAGGCCCCTTCACTGGACTTCTTGTCTAAAAATAGCAGAAGATGTGGCTCAGGGCCTTGCTTACATCCATCAAGCGTCAAAGCTCACTCATGGCAACTTGAAATCCTCCAACGTTCTTCTAGGGTCTGATTTTGAGGCCTGTCTAACAGACTACTCCCTCATCGCACTTGCAGACATTTCTTCGGATGATGATCCTGATTCAGCACGCTATAAAGCACCAGAAGTGCGCAAATCAGCACGAAGAGCCACTCCAGGGTCTGATGTATATGCCTATGGCGTTCTGTTATTAGAGCTTCTAACGGGTAAACCTCCATGTCAGCATCCACATCTCTCTCCCCCTGATGTGCCGGATTGGGTTCGAGCTATGAGGGAGGATGATAATGAAGAGGATAGATGGCTTGCAATGCTAATTGACCTTGCTAGTATATGTAGCTTGACATCACCAGAACAGAGACCAACAATGAggcaaattttgaaaatgatacAAGATATAAAGGATAGAGCAATGGTGGAGAATAACAAAAGGGATGCACATACTGGATACTCATAG